The Triticum aestivum cultivar Chinese Spring chromosome 6D, IWGSC CS RefSeq v2.1, whole genome shotgun sequence genomic sequence TTAGTGGTTTTCTAGCTAAATTTGCTAGAAGTGAGCATAGAACTGTAGTCTGGCACGACTCCGTTCCCCCGAGAAGTCGTTGATCTGTGTAAGGACTAAAGAAGATTGCAAGGTTGGCTTTGTTTGAGTAATATAAGTTTATACATGTAAAAAAGATTCTATAAAAGCCATCATTTTGAACAAGAGGCGATTCGCAACACGCAGTTACGGGGTATTGACCTTTTTCTTTTACTTTCACATTTGAATCTATGGTATCTTTGAAGCAAGAGTCCAATTTATTATTCGTTTGCATATTAATTTTTCTTATGACGAGGGCTTTGAAATAAGACAACTTTCAAAATACCTTTTAACAAGTTTTTAAAACTTCACCCAAGTTTCAATTGCTAAAACTTGATAGAAAATCACCAAGTTTCAAAGACTAAAACTTAAAATCATGCAGGGATTCAAACGAATGGTGGGGCTGGGCACGGCCTGGCAGGTGCGTGCCCATGTGAATTTCTGATTTTTGGACAATATCACTGTTAAAACACAAATTTAAGCATCACTGTTGTTACAGTACATCTACAAAATGGcaagaaaactgtgttgaaagtaTTTTTTTTATGTAAATTTCGAGTATACAATCTAAACATTTGTAAAGAAATTAGTAccccctccgtaaagaaatacaaGAGCGTATGTTAAAGTTGTGAACTAAACGTTCTTATTTTTTTACAAAAGGAATAGTTATTATTAATATTTTCTTCGTGAAGATTGGAGAAGTAATTTGCATTTCAACGGGTTGTCAATTACTCTCTctgtgtaaagaaatataagagcgtctaACTTGAGGGAGTACTTGACCAAAAGCGAGGGGATACGTTGGCCCTACAGGCTACAGCCTTCACATGTCGTTGGTTTCTATGGTCCTTATTCTTTTCTAGAAGTTCACTAGCGATAGATTAGCGACCGCTTAACCAACTTGCTATTGTGCCTACGTACTACGTGCATGCAGCTAGGTATGCTTCTTTGGCCGAGATCCCTACGTGCAGGCCGTGACGTTCAAGTTGCAGTTGAAAACTATGGAAGATCTTGTTTCATACATCTGGGGTTTGAGGACGCTCCGACAACGACAAAAAAGGCTCGACCGATTGTCCTAGTACAGTACTCCCTCTGTTATAAGAacatttttaacactacactagtgtcaaaaacgtttttatattatgggacggagggagtaccatctaGCCAGTGCATTCAACTTAAGTTCAGAAATACGTGAGCAACAGATTAAATACTCACTAATACGTTACACATGTGAACAATACTGTAATAAAGATGATTTATTATACAAAAGGAGTTGATCTATTACTATAAGTTGTCTTGAATTCCAGACATTTTTCAGAATCGTTCAATTGACGTCGGATCGTCATATTCACGTCAGATAAAGAGTTAGCTCTTTTCTTTCCCCTCTCGCAAGGCGACGGAAAAGCCTTCCTCCCCTCGATTTTCACCGGCGAGCCCGTAGATTCGCCTCTCCTTCGCCTGTCGCTCTGGCGGCCGGTGGTGGGGAGGGGATTTTTGGTGCCTCGGATTCGGCTAGTAGATTAGTAGGGTTTTAGTCCTCGCAGAGCGGCGTTTGGATGGATCGCGGCGCTTCTTCTTCGAATCAGTTTTCCGGGCTCTGACCCCCCTCAAGTTTGTCCGTTGGGACGGATTAGACGATGCTCCGGcgtagattcctgccagctcctCGGGACGACGAGGTTAGGGTTTCTTATCGTGCGTACGCAACGGCGATATTTGGTGTTAGGTTCTTCAGATGGATTAAAGGATTCAATGACGATGGCTGCGGCTCCAGGTcgttggtccttaggggcacgtgatGAAGACTTTCCGGCTGTCATCGATAAGGTCAAGCCGGTTCCGGTATAGGAGCGGCGACAACGGCGCGTCGGCGACTCGTTCTGGTGGCGGCAATGGTTGTTCGGCGGTCCATGGACCTCGAtgtaatatactactccctccgtcccaaaataagtgacttaaCTTTACACAATGCTCactaattttgggacggagggagtataacactAAGCTCCCTAGTTTTTAAGGCCTCACAATCAATTGAGGTCTCCAATTTAAAATCGGCTCAtccgattttgaccgggtcaacaatttcaCAAGGAACTCTCTCATTCAATTTTTTTAATACACTATGCTCACTAATTTTGGAGCTCACCCATTTGATTGAGGTATACAATTTTTATGCCTTGAATTTTACTCCATCAATCCTTGGCTGTGACAATGAAATCTCTATGTTCATGAAGCTCCCTGATTTTAAAGCCCCCTCATTCAACTAAGGTCTTCGATTTGGATTGGATACACGGTTGATTGGGTCATTAACCTAGGCTTTGCGCTGAGATTTCTCGATGAATGGGTCCCTTGGTAAGTCCGGGTGGTCTGGGCCTACGTAGACAAAAGGAAAGTGCCGCGTATGACACATTTAGCACCAGCATAATACACGAGGCCAGTAACATAGATAACTTTGTCATGTATTTGTCAATAAAAGACGCCCTTCAATCACACGGTCAAAAAAGACTCACCCAAACACCACAATAAAAAAAATGATGCACTCACGGACAATTTGCTATGAATTGGTTATATCAAACACTCTCCCACCAATCACTTCCCTGATTTTCACCGTTGGGCCAATCTTTCCTAATCTACAACCATAAATTGACACATCCATCTGTAACCATGATTCCGTAAAGTCCGTCTTTAGGTGTAGCATCTCGGATAAAAAGAACGCACTCCATTGTTTCCTCCACACGCAAACCAACTAGCACATAAATAATTTTCACAACTTAAGGAAATGACCATGTAAAAATAAAACAcgtacatgttggaaatatgccctagaggcaataataaaatggttattattatatttccttgttcatgataattgtctattgttcatgctataattgtgttatccggaaatcgtaatacatgtgtgaatacatagaccacaacatgtccctagtgagcctctagttgactagctcgttgatcaacagatagtcatggtttcctgactatggacattggatgtcattgataacgggatcacatcattaggagaatgatgtgatggactagacccaatcctaagcatagcacaaagatcgtgtagttcgtttgctagagcttttccaatgtcaagtatcatttccttagaccatgagatcgtgtaactcccggatgccgtaggagtgctttgggtgtaccaaacgtcacaacgtaactgggtgactataaaggtacactacaggtatctctgaaagtgtctgttgggttgacacggatcgagactgggatttgtcactccgtatgacggagaggtatctctgggcccactcggtaatgcatcatcataatgagctcaaagtgaccaagtggttgatcatgggatcatgcattacggtacgagtaaagtgacttgccggtaacgagattgaacgaggtattgggataccgacgatcgaatctcgggcaagtaacgtaccgattgacaatgggaattgtatgcgggattgattgaatcctcgacatcgtggttcatccgatgagatcatcgtggaacatgtgggagccaacatgggtatctagatcccgctgttggttattgaccggagagtcatctcggtcatgtcttccagtctcccgaacccgtagggtctacacacttaaggttcggtgacgctagggttgtagagatattagtatgcggtaacccgaaagttgttcggagtcccggacgtcacgaggagttccggaatggttcggaggtgaagaattatatataggaagtccagtttcggccaccgggaaagtttcgggggtcaccggtattgtacggggaccaccggaagggtcccgggggtccaccgggtggggccacctatcccggagggccccatgggctgaagtgggaggggaaccagcccctggtgggctggtgcgccccccctttgggcctcccctgcgcctagggttggaaaccctaggggtgggggcgcccccccacttggcttgtggggggaagccaccccttggccgccgcccccctggagattggatctcccaggggccggtgcccccagggcccctatatatagtggaggggagggagggcagccgcaccacagcccctggcgcctccctctccctcccgtgacacctctccctctcgctaagcttggcgaagccctgccgagatccccgctacttccaccaccacgccgtcgtgctgctggatctccatcaacctctccttcccccttgctggatcaagaaggaggagacgtcgctgctccgtacgtgtgttgaacgcggaggtgccgtccgttcggcgctcggtcatcggtgatttggatcacgacgagtacgactccatcaaccccgttcacttgaacgcttccgctcgcgatctacaagggtatgtagatgcactcctctccctcgttgctagatgactccatagattgatcttggtgatgcgtagaaaattttaaatttctgctacgatccccaacagtacaACCCCAAGAGCATAAACGGCGCAGCAAAGTGCACACTGCCCTTCtagtttttattatgtttgaggtgttttgtacttcccgtgaatctttataatagatctaATAATTTTCGCAAAAAAAGACGTCGGATCGTAATGATCCCCACCTTGCTCCATATGTGACACACGCACTGACATTGTAGTAGTTATACTAGGATGTTTACATTTTCAAATGACAATTTAGTAATGGTTAGAAAGGAACCAATCTCATCACTTGACTTGTCCAGATATACCCTACCATCACTGCAAACACCATCCCCACACTTCATTCTCCTATCGAGCTCCTCCACCATGCCTCCTACTCCACCCTCCCAAAGCAACCGTATTGAGCTCCTTCATCGCCCCTCCTCCACCACCTTCCCAAAGCAACACCTCCCTCGCCGTCGATTGAAGTACAAAGTTCTACTATGGACTCATGAGAGCGAGCTCGAGTTGGAGCTCTAGACGGGAGCTCTCCGCATCGTTGGACTTAGGGGAAAAAAGGGCCAGGAGCGAATGGTCTTAGGGTCTCCCAATCCGACTTTGGCGAAGCTTCGACGGTAGGATTCATGCCCGACGAGGTCAGTGCTACACGGATGATGGTGTGAGGTTGGtactttctggattttctgatGTTGCGTACGTCGATTTGACACGCTACGAACTCAATAACACGACCAACATGCTACAACGATTCTGAAGGTTTGATACAAATGTTGCGTGCTCCAAACTGGTTTTCACATTGCCACAAATGTTAGTTCACATGCTACATGTGTTGCAACAGTTCTTCTCAGGGATTTGCCTTGATCGGTGGGGATATGTTTCATACACAAAAACATTGTTGCATGGGTGTGTTTGACTTGCTACAACGTTTGTCATATCGTGCAGAGAAGAGTCGCGACGATGACAATGGGGAAGGTGGGCGATCGACGCATAGACCCTCACATTCTCAAACCATGAAGTCAAAAAAAACATAGATCGTCTGTTTTACCGGGAACAAGTCAACATGTAAAATGGAGGAAAAATTGAAGATTAAATTATGCTGCAGCCCCATGTTAAGTTTGTAGTAAGTACGTATAAATTATGCAGAGTTTTTAGCTTGTTTCAGCTCTCGACCCGTCATTTTGCTGCCGCATACCGACGGGCACGCCTTGCTTGTCGTTGTCGTCGTCCACGCCAGCGCCAGCGCTGCAtgggagcatgcatatgcatctgCATGGCCGCGCCCTTGCCCGTGGGGCTTGACCGACCGGCGGCCCCGCGCTTTTAACCGTGCCACTGCCATCCTCTCTCCCCCCTAAATGCCTCGGAGAAGGGCCGCACTGCACACGGCGCCTTCCAGTTCTTGTTCTAGCTAGCTCTCGCCCCAAGAACcgcgatgccgccgccgccgtcctcctcctccctccgcgaCCTGCTCGCGCGGGAGCGCTCCGAGCTTCCCGAGCCCGCCGCGCCGTGCCGCACGGTGTCGAGCAGGCAAATGCCGGGGTCGCCGCCTCCCCGCGGCGCCGACGACGCGGTGGGCACGGTGGTCTCGATGCTATCCGGCTACGCGGGGCGGTTCTCCAAGGACGCGGAGTTCCGGCGGGCGCTCCGGGAGAAGTGCGCCGCGTGCCTCGCGCCCGCGGCGGGGGAGCACGCCGTGCTGCTGGCCGACCTCGAGCTGGCCATCGAGAGCATCGAGCgcctcgccgacgccgccccgtccccgCGGGACTCCAAGATCCGCTCGCTGCGCAACTCCATCCGCCTCCTCGGCATCGTCGCCGCGCTCCAcgcgccgccgcaccccgccgcctccgGTGACCGCGAGGGCGACGCCCGCGGGGTGCCCAGCTCCCACCTCTCCGCGTGCGCGCAGCTCTACCTCGCCGTCGTGTACAAGATGGAGAGCGACCCCCACCTCGCGGCGCGCCACCTCCTCCAGGTGTTCGTCGACGCGCCCCACCTGGCCCGCAGAACCCTCCTCCCGGACCTCTGGGCCCACGTCTTCCTCCCCCATCTGCTCCATCTCGAGGTCTGGCTCGCCAATGAGTCCGAGCTCGTCGCCGGCTGCGGCGACGCCGACGGCCGGAGCAGCAGCAGGATGAAGACCCTGCAGAGGCTGTACGACGACCAAATGGACAGCGGCACAGCTCAGTTCGCAATGTACTACAAGGAGTGGCTCAAACACGGCGGCGATGCGCCGCCCGCCATCCCCTCCGTGCCATTGCCTTCGACGCCCTGGAGTTTCGACAAGTGGGAGAAGCACTCGTCGTCACTGCGCACGAGCTCCATCAACAGAAATCTGTGCGTCAACCTCGTCAATACtcactctgttcctaaatatttgtctttctagaggtttcaacaagtgactacatacggagcaaaatgagtgaatctacactctaaaatatgtctatatacatccgtatatggtaaTCATttcaaatctctagaaagacaaatatttaggaacggagggagtagatttttaCACCGTCAAAAATTAGTATAAGAATGTCTTGACATCATCTGATTTTTACAGGTACAATGCCGTTTTCGGCACGTCGTTTGAGCAGGAGGACGCGAAGCTGCCGAATGAGGCTGAATATGTCCCGGATATGGATGTGCAATTGGATGAAAATTCAGATAGCTTGAAGATGGAGAAGCCTGCTCATGTGAGTCAACAGTTCCTTTCTTGCCATTATATATGGTGATTAGCCTGATAGGCTGACACGCGACACGGTGTAAGTTTGTACGCGTGTCTCAGATTAGGACTACGGGTATGCTTTGGACAAGAGACAAGTTATGATCACTCATCGCCGTCCTGATAATTTGGCTGCACAGCTGTCCGTGTCCCAGGGAATCGTATTTGTTTTCTATGGTGTGGGGACTAGAGAATTTTGGCTGCATTTCTAGCAATTTAAGATGCAAGCCTTAACTTGGGCCCAGAGATTTTAGTTGCACGTTAGAACATTGCAATAGCATTTCCAGTTCATAATATTTCTAAAAATTGATATAACGGTAATTGCTAAACTGACGTTGCAAAGTTCATTCAGAGTGCACTGTACTATGGTGCTTTCAGAAATATTGTTACTGTTATTGGCGTCTGGTAAATAGTTTTCCTACATCTTCGTGCTCATCTTGTTGTATTACTTGCTTGATTGCTGAGTATATATTTTCCACGTTCATGTAACTTTTATGTTGCCATGGCTGGATTTTACTAGTATAGCATTTCGAATACAGAGATACTGAGGATGTAGTTTTCCTAGCAAACAAGGATTTTTTTTTTATTCCTTCTGCTGTAAAATTACACTTGGCTTACCTGCGAATGAGAAATTCTGTGAAGCTGCACCTATGGTTCCATtgttattcaagatatacttgctATCCAGATTATGTCCACAAGAAGGGGTCAGCTTTCCATTAGTTTTGGAAGATATGGAAGGTGAAAAGAAAAGCTTTATCTTGGCTAGTTACTGTTGTGAAACTTTAGTTCCAAGACACCCTCATAGTAGTTAATGTCAGTCAAGACTAACATGATGGAACTGAGTGCCTGCTCGACCCCGTAAACATGTCTTAACAAATATAAAAACCATTTTGATTGACTTGGAAAGGCTTTGAAGCACAGGCATGCATGGCCCATTTACATTTCTTTTGTCATTGATGTTTGAAGCCTGCCAAATTGTATTGTTAGTTTCTCACAAAAGCTGAGTTGTTTAATCAGCAATATATATGTTTGAAGTTATTTAACTTATGCTGTTTTGAGTAGACAGAGAAACATTGGGCTACAAGAGAAGCAGTCCGGCATTCGGAAAGAAAGCACTGTTCCGGAAACAGCACCAACTCCACGCAAATCCTACTCGTTGCGTTTACTCTCATGCCGCGGAGATGTAAGCAGGAATGTTATTGATCACCCTAAGGTAACAAAGAGAGGCAATGTCTCTGTCGAGAAAGAGCTAGATTGCTGCGAGGTAACAGTGAGTCTACAACGAGCAGTTTCCATCGTATCGAATTCAGACAGTCTTACACAGTGCGAGTACGCTGTGCACGAAATCGCCACAGCATGTTCAAATCTAGGTGGGGGTCCTAATCTTGGAACTTGGATGTCATGTCCCTCTTTTATTCAAGGGCTTCTCGAGGTCACATTCACTTCCAAAGATGATGCAGTACTTGAGTCAGCAATCTTGATAATGGGAGAGCTGGTTTTGAGAAATGAGGTCAATAGGCAGATCGTTCTTAACGCAGATCCACAGCTTGAGATTTTCTTGAGGCTTCTGGCTCTGAGAAGCAATGGCTTGTTTCTGAAGGCAACTGCAGTGCTTTATTTGATGAAGCCAAGAGCTAAGCAGATGCTATCTATGGACTGGATGCCACTAGTATTGCACATATTGGAGTGTGGGGATGAGGTGCAGCTTGTGTCTTCCCTGAAGTGTTATCCAAAGATGGCGGCATTCTACTTTCTAGATCAGCTCCTTACGGGGTTTGACATCGACAGAAATGTCGAGAACGCAAAGCAGATGATTGCTCTTGGTGGTTTGGACCTGCTGATGAGCAGACTTGAAGTTGGTGATGCCCGTGAAAGTAGAATCTGCATCTCTCTCTTGACCTCATGCGTCCAAGCCGATGGCAGCTGTAGATACTACTTGTCTGATCATCTGAAGAAGGAGCCTCTTGTTCAACTTCTTGTAGGAAATGAGAAAAAGGCTAGTGCTGCTGCCCTTAACTTGATGAGTGAACTAACCTGCCTTAACAGGTAAAATAGTTCTACATTATTGATAAAAGGTGTAGATTCTGAGAAGTATATCCTTTGAATTAAACTTGCAATTTTTTTATGCAAACCAGAACAAGCCAGATGGTAGAGTTCCTCAAGGAGCTGAAAAGTGGTGGCTGCTTAAATACAATGCAAATTCTATTGGTCTATCTCCAGCAGGCTCCTCCTGTCCAACATCCATTAGCAGCTGTCATGCTACTTCAGCTTGATCTACTGGTAACATGCATCTTGTTCGTTCGCTCAGTCAAGCTTTTCTGCTTTTGTACAATCCCCTTATCACAGTTTTCTTGCAGGGAGATCCTTTGCAGTACAGCGTTTACCGACAGGAAGCGATTGATGCTATGATGGCTGCCTTGGAGCATAGTTCAGAGAGCGTAAAGGTGCAAGAACAGTGCGCTCGAGCTCTGTTGCTCCTGGCAGGGCGGTTTTCATCCTCGGGAGAACCCATAGCAGAAGCATGGCTACTGAAGAGAGCAGGCGTAGATGGCTCCCTGTCGGAATCATTTAGAAGAACAGAGATTTTCAAAAATAAGGGTGCACGAGCGGTATGCTGTCATCCTTTTAAAACCATGCTGTATAATTTGCCTTATAAGTTACTCGACAACCCTGTTTTTTGGAACATGGTTCTGTTGCATAACTTCAGTTTTTACTTACCCGGATGCTGTGTTAATTCACAGGAAGAAGAGAAGGTGGTCGAAGAACGGCTGAAGAAACTTGCCCTCGTGCTGGTAAAAACCGGGAACAAGCGGTTCCTCGCGGCGCTGTCAAACTGTATATCTGATGGAATCCCAACTTTGGTCCGAGCGTGCCTCGTAACGGTAGCATGGATGAGCAGCTCCCTCTCCCCATTGCATGGATGCAACACTTTCCAGCCTTTGGCGTGCTCCGTTCTCGCTGCTA encodes the following:
- the LOC123143997 gene encoding putative E3 ubiquitin-protein ligase LIN-1; amino-acid sequence: MPPPPSSSSLRDLLARERSELPEPAAPCRTVSSRQMPGSPPPRGADDAVGTVVSMLSGYAGRFSKDAEFRRALREKCAACLAPAAGEHAVLLADLELAIESIERLADAAPSPRDSKIRSLRNSIRLLGIVAALHAPPHPAASGDREGDARGVPSSHLSACAQLYLAVVYKMESDPHLAARHLLQVFVDAPHLARRTLLPDLWAHVFLPHLLHLEVWLANESELVAGCGDADGRSSSRMKTLQRLYDDQMDSGTAQFAMYYKEWLKHGGDAPPAIPSVPLPSTPWSFDKWEKHSSSLRTSSINRNLYNAVFGTSFEQEDAKLPNEAEYVPDMDVQLDENSDSLKMEKPAHRNIGLQEKQSGIRKESTVPETAPTPRKSYSLRLLSCRGDVSRNVIDHPKVTKRGNVSVEKELDCCEVTVSLQRAVSIVSNSDSLTQCEYAVHEIATACSNLGGGPNLGTWMSCPSFIQGLLEVTFTSKDDAVLESAILIMGELVLRNEVNRQIVLNADPQLEIFLRLLALRSNGLFLKATAVLYLMKPRAKQMLSMDWMPLVLHILECGDEVQLVSSLKCYPKMAAFYFLDQLLTGFDIDRNVENAKQMIALGGLDLLMSRLEVGDARESRICISLLTSCVQADGSCRYYLSDHLKKEPLVQLLVGNEKKASAAALNLMSELTCLNRTSQMVEFLKELKSGGCLNTMQILLVYLQQAPPVQHPLAAVMLLQLDLLGDPLQYSVYRQEAIDAMMAALEHSSESVKVQEQCARALLLLAGRFSSSGEPIAEAWLLKRAGVDGSLSESFRRTEIFKNKGARAEEEKVVEERLKKLALVLVKTGNKRFLAALSNCISDGIPTLVRACLVTVAWMSSSLSPLHGCNTFQPLACSVLAAKLLDRLSYDRVMEERVLASLSLLNLVRHPECLEGLLPLKRDTTESLRDLADVTWTAKELLFACCR